GTCTTACCCGACTCACGCCAGCGCCACCGCCGGCTGGAGGCTTTGAGCGCACGAGCGCATCTGTGCTTCCCCTCATGACCACATTCGCTGATGCAAGCTTGGCGGCCAGCAGCCCGGCCAGACTCACCCCGAGGGACGGGTATTTCTTTATGAGGTTGTTGAAGCTATCCCGCGAGAGTTTCAGCAGCGTCAGTTCTGTCTGGGCCTCGGCGTCTGTGGACCTCGGCTCTCCTGTCAGGAGCGCCAGCTCGCCGAACCAATCGCCCGGACCCAGGCAGGCAATTTCTATATATGGGGCTCGCGTCGCCCCCTCCATCGCACCCGCAAGCGGGTACCCGGCCGTCGGAGCCTCCCCTCCACCCTCCAGCCGCTCCACGGCTGCGGGTACCCGGCCGTCCCGCCTCAAAAAAATGCGCACTATGCCGTCGATGATGATGTAGAGGGAATCGCCCGGCTCTCCGGCTTCGTAGAGGATCTCTCCCGACCTAACCCGAAGCTGTTCGAAGCTGGGGATCAGCTCCGCCAGCCTTATCCTGTCGAGCTCCGCCAGCAGCGGAATGTTGGTGAAATCGATCTCCTTGGTTGAGGATATATTCTGTTCTTCGTCTCGTTCCATCAGGGGTATCCGCTGTTGCCTCTCATCTTTTTTAGTATGGCACAGGCCTTGACGGCTGTAAACGCCCACACCTGCGCAGGTTGTAAATTTGGGCCGATTTCGGTAGACTATTCCGGATGTTTTTCAGCGAAGGTAAATCCAATTATGATGCAGTACTGGCCGAGCTTCTGGAGGAGTCAAGGAAGAAAAATGTTGGGGCATCGGCGCCCGACCTTGGCGGAGCGTTAGTAGACGGTTCTGCGCAAGTTCCTCTATTCGGTGAGGCGTGCACGGTCAGGGATGACGGCGTGTACAAGGGGCAGTCGAGGCTTGATACCATCGGATCAATTCTTGTGCTCAGGTATCTTCTTACAGCCGGGGATGACCTGTTGCGAAACAGATGGGTAGCGTATCGGGATTTTTCGGATGGTGCGCAGTTCGCATCTTACATAAAGGCCAACATAGAGGACCGGCTCGCCAAAGCCTTCGGCGGGAATCAAGCGCTTCTCAGAGAGAGACTCGGTGCGCTGGGTGCCAGCCTCTACCGTTCAGAAGCAAAGCCGGACGTAGCGGCCGCTCTGCGTCCTTTCCCGAAAGTGCCTTTGCTCGTCATCTTCTGGGACAAGGACGAGGAGTTCGAAGCTTCCTTTCAGTTTCTGTTCGAT
The sequence above is drawn from the Syntrophorhabdales bacterium genome and encodes:
- a CDS encoding DUF3786 domain-containing protein → MFFSEGKSNYDAVLAELLEESRKKNVGASAPDLGGALVDGSAQVPLFGEACTVRDDGVYKGQSRLDTIGSILVLRYLLTAGDDLLRNRWVAYRDFSDGAQFASYIKANIEDRLAKAFGGNQALLRERLGALGASLYRSEAKPDVAAALRPFPKVPLLVIFWDKDEEFEASFQFLFDESASSFLDMEALAVLLEYTCQKMVGES